TAGAAACACTCAACACAAAATCACTTCACAAAAACCCTTATTGGGAATATCGGCTCGATAACTATGTCCTTCCCAATGGCGACACTGGAGAGTACCACTATGTGCACAGTCCTGGCTCAGCGATGGTTGTCCCGGTGGATGAAAACGGCAGGCTCGTTCTTGTGAAACAGTTCCGTTATCTCTGGAAAAAGGAGAGTATAGAATTCCCCGCGGGCGGCATGAAATATGTCGATCCCCTTGTCACGGCAAAAAACGAGCTTGCCGAGGAAGCCAACTTGGGTGCTTCAAGCTGGAAGTTTGTCGGCGAGTTTAACCCCTTCAACGGCGCGACCGACGAGATCGCAACAGTTTATCTTGCGTCAGGTCTGAGTAGAATTGAAAAGGAAAAGGACGCTTCGGAGGAATTCGAAGTCATCAAGATGACGATTCCGGAGTTTCAAGCGGCGATCGATGGGAAGGAAATTTGGGATGGGATGACGCTCGCCGCATGGATGCTTGCACGTCCGGCTGTTCTGGACTACATTGGAGAATTAGAGAGGTGATTTTCTTTCTCGCTGTCACGGTAGATTTTAAAAAACGGCAGGTACGGCCGCACAAGTGCAAGTTGTCCCTTGAAGGCCGCCCGACTCTTCAGCATATTTTACATTAGTAAAGATGATTCGTTTCAACATTCCGCAAATTGAATGTCACCCTCTTTGAATTTCTTCCGCGCCTCGTTTTTTGTCGCCGCCATTGCGTTTTCTTTATCATGGTTCACCTCGATTTGTCATGCTCAGGAGCAGCACGGAAAAGAAGCGCGCAGGCCTCGCCCTCCGCGGGATACGACACAGCGGGTTTTGACCCCGCAGGATTCCGCGCGCCTCGCGGCTTCTAAGATAGACACGACCAAACCCGTGCTCGGAAGACTTGTTAGTCCTGTCTTTGACGCGGGAATGATCACAGATGAGCCCTCCTTTTCTATAACGGATTCCGAAATAACATGGAACGATTATACCTTTTCAGGAGAAGTTCTTAACAAGATTCCCGGAACGTATCTCGCGAATATGTACGGGGCGGGTGACCCGTCGCAGCTTTATTTCGATGGTATGGGAAGTCAGTATTCAAGATACTTGCTGGATGGAGTCGAGCTGAATGAACCGACAACTGCTTCAATGAACCTGTACCATGTTCCAATGGAATTTGTCGACAATGTCGAATACCTCGATGCGCTTCGTGCACCGATATATCAGTTCAACGCAAATGGGAGTTTGGTGAATTTTCAAACTCAATCTTACAGCGAAGCGAAACCTTATTCAAAAGTCAGGCATCTCGAGGCTCCGTATAATTATCTGATCACCGACGGGGTGTTCTCGCAAAATATCGGATTCAACTCCAACATTGATGCCGGCTTCGAGCGGCAGACGACAGATGGAAGATTTCAAAATACCGTTTATGACGGCGT
Above is a genomic segment from Candidatus Acidiferrales bacterium containing:
- a CDS encoding NUDIX hydrolase, giving the protein MPLKKLETLNTKSLHKNPYWEYRLDNYVLPNGDTGEYHYVHSPGSAMVVPVDENGRLVLVKQFRYLWKKESIEFPAGGMKYVDPLVTAKNELAEEANLGASSWKFVGEFNPFNGATDEIATVYLASGLSRIEKEKDASEEFEVIKMTIPEFQAAIDGKEIWDGMTLAAWMLARPAVLDYIGELER